A region of Solanum dulcamara chromosome 7, daSolDulc1.2, whole genome shotgun sequence DNA encodes the following proteins:
- the LOC129896069 gene encoding leucine-rich repeat receptor-like serine/threonine-protein kinase BAM1 yields MRFLLLLLLSLTLHFHLFHFSAAKPPYVPEYWALLSLKTAITDDPQSALLSWNISTSHCTWRGVTCDRYHHVTSLDISGLNLTGTLPPEVGHLRFLLNLSVAVNQFSGPIPVELSFISNLRYLNLSNNFFNLSFPPQLTHLRYLKVLDIYNNNVTGELPVGVYNLTNLRHLHLGGNYFSGRIPPEYGRFPFLEYLAVSGNALVGKIPPEIGNVTTLRELYIGYYNTFSGGIPPEIGNLSELIRLDGANCGLSGEIPPEMGKLQKLDTLFLQVNGLSGSVTPELGNLKSLKSLDLSNNMLSGEIPLTFTELKNLTLLNLFRNKLYGSIPEFIEELPKLEVLQLWENNFTGSIPQGLGKSSKLTFLDISTNKLTGNLPPNMCTGNNLQTLITLGNFLFGPIPESLGECQSLNRIRMGENYLNGSIPKGLLSLPKLSQVELQDNLLTGTFPVTGSISASLGQICLSNNHLTGPLPSSIGNFTAVQKLLLDGNKFSGQIPAQIGKLQQLSKMDFSDNSFSGPIPLEISRCKALTYVDLSRNNLSGEVPTEITGMRILNYLNVSRNHLVGSIPAPIAAMQSLTSVDFSYNNLSGLVPGTGQFSYFNYTSFIGNPDLCGPYLAPCKEGFVDGVSRPHERSAFSPSMKLLLVIGLLVCSIVFAIAAIIKARSLKKASQARAWKLTAFQRLDFTCDDVLECLKEDNIIGKGGAGIVYKGVMPNGELVAVKRLPAMSRGSSHDHGFNAEIQTLGSIRHRHIVRLLGFCSNHETNLLVYEYMPNGSLGEMLHGKKGGHLHWDTRYQIALEAAKGLCYLHHDCSPLILHRDVKSNNILLDSSFEAHVADFGLAKFLQDSGTSECMSAIAGSYGYIAPEYAYTLKVDEKSDVYSFGVVLLELVSGKKPVGEFGDGVDIVQWVRRMIDGKKEGVLKILDPRLSTVPLHEVMHVFYVAMLCVEEQAVERPKMREVVQMLTELPKPSGPKSGDSTITESPPSLGPALESPISTPGDTKDQYHHQPPSQSPPPDLLSI; encoded by the exons ATGCgttttcttctcctcctcctcctttccCTTACTCTCCATTTCCATCTCTTCCACTTCTCCGCCGCTAAACCACCTTACGTGCCGGAATACTGGGCATTACTCTCCCTGAAAACTGCCATTACCGACGACCCACAATCTGCTCTTCTTTCATGGAATATTTCAACAAGTCACTGTACATGGAGAGGTGTCACGTGCGATAGGTATCATCACGTGACCTCTCTCGACATCTCTGGTCTTAATCTCACCGGTACACTCCCGCCGGAAGTTGGTCATCTCCGTTTCTTGCTTAATCTTTCTGTCGCCGTTAACCAGTTTTCCGGACCCATTCCTGTTGAGCTCTCGTTTATCTCGAATCTGCGTTATCTTAACCTCTCCaacaacttcttcaatttgagCTTTCCTCCCCAGCTTACCCATCTCCGTTATCTGAAAGTTCTTGACATTTACAATAACAATGTGACTGGTGAACTTCCGGTTGGGGTTTATAATTTGACCAATCTTCGACATCTTCATTTGGGTGGCAATTATTTCAGTGGACGTATTCCACCGGAGTATGGTAGATTCCCATTCCTAGAATACCTTGCAGTTTCAGGAAATGCTCTCGTCGGTAAGATACCCCCGGAGATTGGAAATGTTACCACACTTCGTGAGCTTTACATTGGATATTACAACACCTTTTCCGGTGGGATACCACCGGAAATAGGAAACTTGTCAGAGCTCATTCGGTTAGATGGTGCGAACTGTGGACTTTCCGGTGAGATTCCGCCGGAGATGGGAAAGCTTCAGAAATTAGATACACTGTTCTTGCAAGTGAATGGTCTTTCTGGGTCTGTTACACCGGAATTAGGGAATCTAAAAAGCTTGAAATCTTTAGATCTATCAAACAATATGCTCTCCGGTGAAATACCATTAACATTCACAGAGCTGAAGAATCTCACTCTGCTGAATCTTTTCCGTAACAAGCTTTACGGGTCGATACCGGAGTTCATAGAAGAGTTGCCGAAACTGGAAGTATTGCAGCTTTGGGAAAACAACTTCACCGGAAGTATTCCACAGGGTTTAGGCAAAAGCAGTAAGTTAACGTTTCTTGACATCAGTACTAATAAATTAACCGGAAATTTGCCCCCAAACATGTGTACTGGCAACAATTTACAGACATTGATCACTCTCGGAAACTTCTTGTTTGGCCCAATTCCAGAATCTTTAGGTGAGTGTCAATCACTTAATAGGATTAGAATGGGAGAAAATTATCTTAATGGGTCGATTCCAAAAGGGTTATTAAGTTTGCCGAAGCTTTCACAAGTAGAACTTCAAGATAATCTTCTTACTGGTACATTTCCAGTGACTGGTTCTATTTCTGCAAGTCTTGGACAGATTTGTCTTTCGAATAATCATCTCACGGGACCTTTGCCATCTAGCATTGGAAATTTTACTGCTGTTCAAAAGTTGCTTCTTGATGGGAACAAGTTTTCTGGTCAAATTCCAGCTCAAATAGGGAAATTGCAGCAGCTGTCGAAAATGGATTTTAGTGATAACAGTTTTTCTGGTCCGATTCCACTGGAGATAAGCCGGTGCAAGGCTTTAACTTATGTTGATCTTAGTAGGAATAACCTATCTGGTGAAGTTCCTACTGAGATCACTGGTATGAGGATACTGAATTACTTGAACGTATCGCGAAACCATTTAGTTGGGAGTATTCCTGCACCTATTGCTGCAATGCAGAGTTTAACTTCTGTTGATTTTTCGTATAACAACTTATCTGGTTTAGTTCCGGGTACTGGTCAATTTAGTTACTTCAATTACACGTCGTTTATTGGTAATCCAGATCTTTGCGGTCCCTATTTGGCTCCTTGCAAAGAAGGTTTTGTTGATGGGGTTAGTCGACCTCATGAGCGAAGTGCATTTTCGCCTTCTATGAAGCTTTTACTTGTTATCGGGTTGCTTGTTTGCTCGATTGTGTTTGCTATTGCTGCAATTATTAAGGCTAGATCGTTAAAGAAGGCAAGTCAGGCTCGTGCCTGGAAGCTTACTGCTTTCCAACGCCTGGATTTCACTTGTGATGATGTTTTGGAATGTTTGAAAGAGGATAACATTATTGGTAAAGGAGGTGCTGGAATAGTGTACAAGGGAGTAATGCCAAATGGTGAACTCGTTGCTGTTAAAAGGTTGCCGGCTATGAGCCGTGGTTCTTCTCATGATCACGGGTTTAATGCCGAGATACAAACACTTGGGAGTATTAGACATAGACATATTGTTAGATTATTGGGATTTTGCTCAAATCATGAAACAAATCTTTTGGTTTATGAGTACATGCCTAATGGGAGCCTTGGTGAAATGCTTCATGGAAAGAAAGGAGGTCACTTGCATTGGGATACCAGGTATCAGATAGCATTGGAGGCCGCAAAGGGCCTTTGTTATCTCCATCATGATTGCTCGCCTTTGATCCTCCATCGTGATGTAAAATCAAACAACATTCTTCTGGATTCCAGCTTCGAAGCTCACGTTGCTGATTTTGGGCTTGCCAAGTTTTTGCAAGACTCAGGAACATCAGAATGCATGTCTGCTATTGCTGGTTCTTATGGCTACATTGCACCAG AATATGCATACACACTCAAGGTAGATGAGAAGAGTGATGTATACAGCTTTGGTGTGGTTCTGTTAGAATTGGTGAGCGGGAAAAAACCGGTTGGTGAATTTGGTGATGGTGTTGACATAGTCCAATGGGTAAGGAGAATGATAGATGGGAAAAAGGAAGGAGTTCTCAAGATTCTTGATCCAAGACTCTCAACAGTTCCCCTTCATGAGGTGATGCATGTGTTCTATGTTGCAATGCTGTGTGTAGAAGAGCAGGCTGTTGAACGCCCCAAAATGCGCGAGGTTGTGCAAATGCTAACCGAGCTTCCCAAGCCATCTGGTCCAAAATCAGGAGATTCAACAATCACCGAGTCGCCCCCATCATTGGGTCCTGCATTAGAGTCTCCCATTTCGACTCCCGGAGACACAAAAGACCAGTACCATCATCAGCCACCATCTCAATCTCCTCCACCTGACCTTCTCAGCATATAA